The following are encoded in a window of Struthio camelus isolate bStrCam1 chromosome Z, bStrCam1.hap1, whole genome shotgun sequence genomic DNA:
- the PLIN2 gene encoding perilipin-2 isoform X1: MALAAIDPQQNVVSRVVNLPLVSSTYDMVSAAYITTKDNHPYLKSVCEIAEKGVKTITSVAMTSAMPIIQKLEPQIVVANNYACIGLDKIEERLPILNQPTDKVVANAKDVVVGAREAVTTTVTGAKETVAHKITGVVGKTKEAMQDSVEMTKSVVNGSINTVLGSRVMQMVSSGVDSALTKSETLVDQYLPLTEEELEQEAAKVEGFEIGVQKPSYYVRLGSLSSKVRARAYQQALNKVRDAKQKSQETISQLNHTVNLIEYARKNMNSANQKLLDAQEKLYQSWVEWKKNTGQNDGDESHSAEHIESRTLAIARSLTQQLQTTCLTLVSSIQGLPQNVQDQVYSVGSMAGEVYQSFRSASSFQELSDSFLTTSKGQLKKMKESLDDVMDYLVNNTPLNWLVPDFTITDLSSESDDIPDILDLDEEDQQDFSRTNGPFTAGQRVE; the protein is encoded by the exons ATGGCGTTAGCAGCAATTGATCCACAGCAG AACGTTGTATCGAGGGTTGTCAACCTTCCTTTGGTGAGCTCCACTTACGATATGGTGTCTGCAGCTTACATCACCACAAAGGATAACCATCCTTATTTGAAGTCGGTATGTGAGATAGCAGAGAAAGGAGTGAAGACAATTACTTCAGTAGCCATGACGAGTGCTATGCCTATCATCCAGAAGTTGGAACCACAAA TTGTAGTTGCCAACAACTATGCATGTATAGGTCTAGACAAAATTGAAGAGAGACTGCCAATACTGAATCAACCCACTGACAAG GTTGTTGCCAATGCCAAGGATGTAGTTGTTGGAGCCCGGGAAGCTGTAACAACCACTGTGACTGGTGCCAAGGAAACTGTTGCCCACAAAATCACTGGAGTTGTGGGCAAGACTAAAGAAGCGATGCAAGACAGTGTAGAAATGACCAAGTCAGTTGTCAATGGCAGCATTAACACTGTCCTGGGAAGTCGTGTGATGCAAATGGTTAGCAGTGGAGTGGACAGTGCACTCACTAAATCGGAGACTCTTGTAGACCAGTATCTCCCACTTACAGAAGAGGAGCTAG AGCAAGAAGCTGCAAAAGTTGAAGGATTTGAAATTGGAGTTCAAAAGCCAAGTTACTATGTTAGACTAGGATCTCTGTCTTCAAAGGTTCGTGCACGTGCCTACCAACAAGCCTTAAACAAAGTTAGAGATGCTAAGCAGAAAAGCCAGGAGACAATCTCTCAGCTCAACCACACTGTTAATCTG ATCGAGTATGCCAGAAAGAACATGAATAGTGCCAATCAGAAACTTCTTGATGCTCAGGAAAAGCTATATCAATCCTGGgtagaatggaagaaaaatacaggCCAAAATGATGGTGATGAATCGCATAGTGCTGAG CACATTGAGTCAAGAACTCTAGCTATTGCACGGAGCCTCACTCAGCAGCTTCAGACCACCTGCCTCACACTGGTCTCAAGCATACAAGGGCTTCCACAGAATGTGCAGGACCAGGTTTATAGTGTTGGGTCAATGGCAGGTGAGGTCTACCAGAGCTTTCGGTCAGCATCTTCCTTCCAAGAGCTGTCAGACAGTTTCCTTACGACAAGCAAaggacagctgaagaaaatgaaggagtCTCTGGATGATGTGATGGATTATCTTGTTAACAACACACCGCTTAACTGGCTG GTTCCAGATTTCACTATTACAGACTTGTCTTCAGAGTCAGATGATATCCCAGACATTTTGGATTTGGATGAAGAAGATCAACAAGACTTTTCACGCACAAATGGCCCTTTCACTGCAGGGCAAAGAGTTGaataa
- the PLIN2 gene encoding perilipin-2 isoform X2: MALAAIDPQQNVVSRVVNLPLVSSTYDMVSAAYITTKDNHPYLKSVCEIAEKGVKTITSVAMTSAMPIIQKLEPQIVVANNYACIGLDKIEERLPILNQPTDKVVANAKDVVVGAREAVTTTVTGAKETVAHKITGVVGKTKEAMQDSVEMTKSVVNGSINTVLGSRVMQMVSSGVDSALTKSETLVDQYLPLTEEELEQEAAKVEGFEIGVQKPSYYVRLGSLSSKVRARAYQQALNKVRDAKQKSQETISQLNHTVNLHIESRTLAIARSLTQQLQTTCLTLVSSIQGLPQNVQDQVYSVGSMAGEVYQSFRSASSFQELSDSFLTTSKGQLKKMKESLDDVMDYLVNNTPLNWLVPDFTITDLSSESDDIPDILDLDEEDQQDFSRTNGPFTAGQRVE, translated from the exons ATGGCGTTAGCAGCAATTGATCCACAGCAG AACGTTGTATCGAGGGTTGTCAACCTTCCTTTGGTGAGCTCCACTTACGATATGGTGTCTGCAGCTTACATCACCACAAAGGATAACCATCCTTATTTGAAGTCGGTATGTGAGATAGCAGAGAAAGGAGTGAAGACAATTACTTCAGTAGCCATGACGAGTGCTATGCCTATCATCCAGAAGTTGGAACCACAAA TTGTAGTTGCCAACAACTATGCATGTATAGGTCTAGACAAAATTGAAGAGAGACTGCCAATACTGAATCAACCCACTGACAAG GTTGTTGCCAATGCCAAGGATGTAGTTGTTGGAGCCCGGGAAGCTGTAACAACCACTGTGACTGGTGCCAAGGAAACTGTTGCCCACAAAATCACTGGAGTTGTGGGCAAGACTAAAGAAGCGATGCAAGACAGTGTAGAAATGACCAAGTCAGTTGTCAATGGCAGCATTAACACTGTCCTGGGAAGTCGTGTGATGCAAATGGTTAGCAGTGGAGTGGACAGTGCACTCACTAAATCGGAGACTCTTGTAGACCAGTATCTCCCACTTACAGAAGAGGAGCTAG AGCAAGAAGCTGCAAAAGTTGAAGGATTTGAAATTGGAGTTCAAAAGCCAAGTTACTATGTTAGACTAGGATCTCTGTCTTCAAAGGTTCGTGCACGTGCCTACCAACAAGCCTTAAACAAAGTTAGAGATGCTAAGCAGAAAAGCCAGGAGACAATCTCTCAGCTCAACCACACTGTTAATCTG CACATTGAGTCAAGAACTCTAGCTATTGCACGGAGCCTCACTCAGCAGCTTCAGACCACCTGCCTCACACTGGTCTCAAGCATACAAGGGCTTCCACAGAATGTGCAGGACCAGGTTTATAGTGTTGGGTCAATGGCAGGTGAGGTCTACCAGAGCTTTCGGTCAGCATCTTCCTTCCAAGAGCTGTCAGACAGTTTCCTTACGACAAGCAAaggacagctgaagaaaatgaaggagtCTCTGGATGATGTGATGGATTATCTTGTTAACAACACACCGCTTAACTGGCTG GTTCCAGATTTCACTATTACAGACTTGTCTTCAGAGTCAGATGATATCCCAGACATTTTGGATTTGGATGAAGAAGATCAACAAGACTTTTCACGCACAAATGGCCCTTTCACTGCAGGGCAAAGAGTTGaataa
- the PLIN2 gene encoding perilipin-2 isoform X3 translates to MALAAIDPQQNVVSRVVNLPLVSSTYDMVSAAYITTKDNHPYLKSVCEIAEKGVKTITSVAMTSAMPIIQKLEPQIVVANNYACIGLDKIEERLPILNQPTDKVVANAKDVVVGAREAVTTTVTGAKETVAHKITGVVGKTKEAMQDSVEMTKSVVNGSINTVLGSRVMQMVSSGVDSALTKSETLVDQYLPLTEEELEQEAAKVEGFEIGVQKPSYYVRLGSLSSKVRARAYQQALNKVRDAKQKSQETISQLNHTVNLHIESRTLAIARSLTQQLQTTCLTLVSSIQGLPQNVQDQVYSVGSMAGEVYQSFRSASSFQELSDSFLTTSKGQLKKMKESLDDVMDYLVNNTPLNWLVGPFYPQLADVQHTESEGEGERNSSQEDKQPEHTTE, encoded by the exons ATGGCGTTAGCAGCAATTGATCCACAGCAG AACGTTGTATCGAGGGTTGTCAACCTTCCTTTGGTGAGCTCCACTTACGATATGGTGTCTGCAGCTTACATCACCACAAAGGATAACCATCCTTATTTGAAGTCGGTATGTGAGATAGCAGAGAAAGGAGTGAAGACAATTACTTCAGTAGCCATGACGAGTGCTATGCCTATCATCCAGAAGTTGGAACCACAAA TTGTAGTTGCCAACAACTATGCATGTATAGGTCTAGACAAAATTGAAGAGAGACTGCCAATACTGAATCAACCCACTGACAAG GTTGTTGCCAATGCCAAGGATGTAGTTGTTGGAGCCCGGGAAGCTGTAACAACCACTGTGACTGGTGCCAAGGAAACTGTTGCCCACAAAATCACTGGAGTTGTGGGCAAGACTAAAGAAGCGATGCAAGACAGTGTAGAAATGACCAAGTCAGTTGTCAATGGCAGCATTAACACTGTCCTGGGAAGTCGTGTGATGCAAATGGTTAGCAGTGGAGTGGACAGTGCACTCACTAAATCGGAGACTCTTGTAGACCAGTATCTCCCACTTACAGAAGAGGAGCTAG AGCAAGAAGCTGCAAAAGTTGAAGGATTTGAAATTGGAGTTCAAAAGCCAAGTTACTATGTTAGACTAGGATCTCTGTCTTCAAAGGTTCGTGCACGTGCCTACCAACAAGCCTTAAACAAAGTTAGAGATGCTAAGCAGAAAAGCCAGGAGACAATCTCTCAGCTCAACCACACTGTTAATCTG CACATTGAGTCAAGAACTCTAGCTATTGCACGGAGCCTCACTCAGCAGCTTCAGACCACCTGCCTCACACTGGTCTCAAGCATACAAGGGCTTCCACAGAATGTGCAGGACCAGGTTTATAGTGTTGGGTCAATGGCAGGTGAGGTCTACCAGAGCTTTCGGTCAGCATCTTCCTTCCAAGAGCTGTCAGACAGTTTCCTTACGACAAGCAAaggacagctgaagaaaatgaaggagtCTCTGGATGATGTGATGGATTATCTTGTTAACAACACACCGCTTAACTGGCTGGTAGGTCCCTTTTACCCACAATTGGCTGATGTTCAGCATACTGAGAgcgaaggtgaaggggagagaaatTCCAGCCAGGAAGACAAACAGCCTGAACACACTACTGAATAA